Proteins found in one Colletes latitarsis isolate SP2378_abdomen chromosome 8, iyColLati1, whole genome shotgun sequence genomic segment:
- the LOC143344638 gene encoding HEAT repeat-containing protein 3 isoform X2 produces the protein MTPLCSLLIQYYTDWQPILDQNEINKVNDEKEAFIQAVTLLWTLCENNECAIKYANKEDLVSILIKFFDITVYGADIVTVTVQCLLSLSEDNSTAINKLKSCEDTLLQLLNVETNNTNASDIMCLKTAIAGLLINISNYVENNPMSTVCKAIAVLSETLSVDCKQLLSNLSSILPYEKNAFSNTAKKKVRDSRRMFGAQQHALEILANLCSEEQESDNDSNLDDSDCETNSIDNACLDNKLCNINLSLPLEVIEVFNSCNIIKKVWDKTIAVDKDTTEILEQNVEGKAILQQMHTLNCRAHLCLNNLISSLEVDVLGGMENIYRMWVDIGTVVFKDANPNDIELLESATAAMRAALQRLSEGKPNIFNQLTLADIQPMLNGEQQCSNANVRANLIRIVGNLALILINNCTSEGSELVKLMSTFLLNTCTMESKAWVMAESLDAIMDIYSEDESNRLASEINLVEKLHTLVPLFKHKVRQQKKTLRDNVAIVSTVNTNITRFIKYKEKQIKNV, from the exons ATGACCCCACTGTGTAGTTTATTGATACAA TATTATACAGACTGGCAACCAATACTTGAccaaaatgaaataaataaagtaaatgaTGAGAAAGAAGCATTTATCCAAGCAGTCACATTGTTATGGACTTTGTGCGAGAATAATGAATGTGCAATAAAATATGCAAACAAAGAAGATCTTGTTtctattctaataaaattttttgACATTACCGTTTATGGTGCTGACATTGTTACAGTGACTGTTCAATGTTTATTGTCTTTGTCAGAAGATAATTCCACTGCTATTAATAAACTTAAAAGCTGCGAAGATACACTTCTTCAATTGTTAAATGTAGAGACAAATAATACTAATGCCTCTGATATAATGTGTCTTAAAACTGCTATTGCAGGACTTCTAATTAATATATCTAACTATGTGGAGAATAATCCTATGAGTACAGTTTGTAAAGCAATAGCTGTACTTTCTGAAACACTTTCTGTCGATTGCAAACAACTATTATCTAATTTATCGTCAATTTTACCTTATGAAAAAAATGCTTTCTCGAATACCGCGAAAAAGAAAGTACGAGATAGTAGAAGAATGTTTGGCGCGCAACAACACGCGCTTGAAATTTTAGCCAATTTATGTTCGGAAGAACAGGAAAGTGATAATGATTCTAATTTGGACGATTCAGATTGTGAGACCAACAGTAtagataatgcatgtttggaTAACAAATTATGTAACATTAATTTATCTCTACCTTTAGAAGTAATTGAAGTTTTTAATAGTTGTAACATAATTAAGAAAGTATGGGACAAGACTATAGCTGTAGACAAAGATACAACAGAAATATTGGAACAAAATGTGGAAGGAAAAGCTATTTTACAGCAAATGCATACACTAAACTGTAGAGCTCACCtctgtttaaataatttaatatctaGTTTGGAAGTTGATGTTCTTGGTGGTATGGAAAATATATAcag AATGTGGGTTGATATTGGAACAGTTGTGTTTAAAGATGCAAATCCAAACGATATTGAATTATTGGAATCTGCTACTGCAGCTATGAGGGCGGCTCTTCAAAGATTATCCGAGGGAAAACCAAATATTTTCAATCAATTAACATTAGCCGATATTCAACCAATGTTAAATGGTGAACAGCAATGCTCAAATGCTAACGTTCGAGCAAATTTAATAAGAATAGTGGGAAATCTTGCTTTAATCTTAATAAATAATTGTACTTCCGAAGGTTCTGAACTAGTAAAA cttATGTCTACGTTTTTATTAAATACTTGTACGATGGAATCAAAGGCTTGGGTGATGGCTGAATCTTTGGACGCAATAATGGATATATACTCGGAAGATGAGAGCAATCGATTAGCGAGTGAAATAAATTTAGTAGAAAAATTACACACTCTTGTACCACTCTTTAAACATAAA GTGCGACAACAAAAGAAAACTCTAAGAGATAACGTTGCAATAGTGTCTACAGTAAACACAAACATCACaagatttataaaatataaggaaaaacaaataaaaaatgtttaa
- the LOC143344638 gene encoding HEAT repeat-containing protein 3 isoform X1, translated as MGKQKRERRKPRKNPIGLPSVKDFESANAENINDDRETALERVYEEIQSGNIEEILSGLQTLESMSCESMLAAQIAKDGIAKMVGPLLVDHNVLVRAESASALRCIADNGKEEAYKSLLKDDIMTPLCSLLIQYYTDWQPILDQNEINKVNDEKEAFIQAVTLLWTLCENNECAIKYANKEDLVSILIKFFDITVYGADIVTVTVQCLLSLSEDNSTAINKLKSCEDTLLQLLNVETNNTNASDIMCLKTAIAGLLINISNYVENNPMSTVCKAIAVLSETLSVDCKQLLSNLSSILPYEKNAFSNTAKKKVRDSRRMFGAQQHALEILANLCSEEQESDNDSNLDDSDCETNSIDNACLDNKLCNINLSLPLEVIEVFNSCNIIKKVWDKTIAVDKDTTEILEQNVEGKAILQQMHTLNCRAHLCLNNLISSLEVDVLGGMENIYRMWVDIGTVVFKDANPNDIELLESATAAMRAALQRLSEGKPNIFNQLTLADIQPMLNGEQQCSNANVRANLIRIVGNLALILINNCTSEGSELVKLMSTFLLNTCTMESKAWVMAESLDAIMDIYSEDESNRLASEINLVEKLHTLVPLFKHKVRQQKKTLRDNVAIVSTVNTNITRFIKYKEKQIKNV; from the exons ATGGGAAAACAAAAAAGAGAAAGAAGGAAACCTAGGAAAAATCCTATCGGTCTTCCGTCTGTTAAAGATTTCGAATCTGCTAACGCCGAAAATATAAATGACGATCGAGAAACTGCATTGGAAAGAGTATACGAAGAA atACAGTCTGGTAATATCGAAGAAATATTGTCTGGATTGCAAACACTGGAGTCAATGTCTTGCGAATCGATGCTTGCCGCACAAATAGCAAAAGATGGAATTGCTAAAATGGTAGGACCATTGCTTGTCGATCACAATGTACTTGTAAGAGCTGAAAGTGCTAGTGCTTTAAGATGTATTGCAGATAATGGAAAAGAAGAAGCATACAAGAGTTTACTTAAAGATGACATCATGACCCCACTGTGTAGTTTATTGATACAA TATTATACAGACTGGCAACCAATACTTGAccaaaatgaaataaataaagtaaatgaTGAGAAAGAAGCATTTATCCAAGCAGTCACATTGTTATGGACTTTGTGCGAGAATAATGAATGTGCAATAAAATATGCAAACAAAGAAGATCTTGTTtctattctaataaaattttttgACATTACCGTTTATGGTGCTGACATTGTTACAGTGACTGTTCAATGTTTATTGTCTTTGTCAGAAGATAATTCCACTGCTATTAATAAACTTAAAAGCTGCGAAGATACACTTCTTCAATTGTTAAATGTAGAGACAAATAATACTAATGCCTCTGATATAATGTGTCTTAAAACTGCTATTGCAGGACTTCTAATTAATATATCTAACTATGTGGAGAATAATCCTATGAGTACAGTTTGTAAAGCAATAGCTGTACTTTCTGAAACACTTTCTGTCGATTGCAAACAACTATTATCTAATTTATCGTCAATTTTACCTTATGAAAAAAATGCTTTCTCGAATACCGCGAAAAAGAAAGTACGAGATAGTAGAAGAATGTTTGGCGCGCAACAACACGCGCTTGAAATTTTAGCCAATTTATGTTCGGAAGAACAGGAAAGTGATAATGATTCTAATTTGGACGATTCAGATTGTGAGACCAACAGTAtagataatgcatgtttggaTAACAAATTATGTAACATTAATTTATCTCTACCTTTAGAAGTAATTGAAGTTTTTAATAGTTGTAACATAATTAAGAAAGTATGGGACAAGACTATAGCTGTAGACAAAGATACAACAGAAATATTGGAACAAAATGTGGAAGGAAAAGCTATTTTACAGCAAATGCATACACTAAACTGTAGAGCTCACCtctgtttaaataatttaatatctaGTTTGGAAGTTGATGTTCTTGGTGGTATGGAAAATATATAcag AATGTGGGTTGATATTGGAACAGTTGTGTTTAAAGATGCAAATCCAAACGATATTGAATTATTGGAATCTGCTACTGCAGCTATGAGGGCGGCTCTTCAAAGATTATCCGAGGGAAAACCAAATATTTTCAATCAATTAACATTAGCCGATATTCAACCAATGTTAAATGGTGAACAGCAATGCTCAAATGCTAACGTTCGAGCAAATTTAATAAGAATAGTGGGAAATCTTGCTTTAATCTTAATAAATAATTGTACTTCCGAAGGTTCTGAACTAGTAAAA cttATGTCTACGTTTTTATTAAATACTTGTACGATGGAATCAAAGGCTTGGGTGATGGCTGAATCTTTGGACGCAATAATGGATATATACTCGGAAGATGAGAGCAATCGATTAGCGAGTGAAATAAATTTAGTAGAAAAATTACACACTCTTGTACCACTCTTTAAACATAAA GTGCGACAACAAAAGAAAACTCTAAGAGATAACGTTGCAATAGTGTCTACAGTAAACACAAACATCACaagatttataaaatataaggaaaaacaaataaaaaatgtttaa